A genomic stretch from Pontivivens ytuae includes:
- a CDS encoding flavodoxin family protein — protein sequence MDPTRTLVLYYSRSGYTRRAAQDLARHLEGATAEFRTRRYGFPALGVLRALFDVVIKASPEPQAPLPDLRNAGLVVLAGPVWAGKPAAPLRRMLGLGSVLPADVGLLLTSGEPSEPKNTYAACEALLGRPFAATAFIGNKIDGTDEMGERLAAFAALLRQRSSDAAE from the coding sequence ATGGATCCGACACGCACGCTCGTCCTCTACTATTCGCGCAGCGGGTATACCCGGCGCGCTGCGCAGGATCTCGCCCGCCATCTCGAAGGGGCGACGGCCGAGTTCAGGACGCGGCGCTACGGCTTTCCGGCGCTCGGCGTGCTGCGCGCGCTGTTCGACGTCGTCATCAAGGCCTCGCCGGAGCCACAGGCGCCCCTTCCCGACCTGCGCAATGCGGGCCTCGTGGTGCTCGCGGGGCCGGTCTGGGCGGGAAAGCCCGCGGCCCCGCTGCGCCGGATGCTGGGTCTGGGCTCGGTTCTACCGGCGGATGTCGGGCTGCTCCTGACCTCCGGCGAGCCGTCGGAGCCCAAGAACACCTACGCCGCCTGCGAGGCGCTGCTTGGCCGGCCGTTCGCGGCCACTGCGTTCATTGGCAACAAGATCGACGGGACCGACGAGATGGGCGAGCGGCTCGCCGCCTTTGCCGCGCTGCTGCGCCAACGCTCCTCCG
- the putA gene encoding bifunctional proline dehydrogenase/L-glutamate gamma-semialdehyde dehydrogenase PutA produces MPRDTPLPPPVLPLSPYPDVEEVLSGLIAEAGLSDTDRAAIAARATDLVEAIRAETQPGLMEVFLAEYGLSTDEGIALMCLAEALLRVPDAATMDELIEDKIAPGRWSEHLGQSSSPLVNASTWALMFTGRVLDDDDTKPLAALRGAIKRLGEPVIRRATLQAMREMGRQFVLGEDIEDALKRATRMQEQGYTYSYDMLGEAALTEADAQRYHDAYAHAIRTMARAANHTEIDRNPGISVKLSALHPRYEMRQRERVLEELTPRLAELALLAAEKGIGLNVDAEEQDRLTLSLEIIERVLEDPRLKDWAGFGVVAQAYGPRAGAVIDWLETTAERLDRKLMVRLVKGAYWDTEIKRAQQEGLASFPVFARKPATDVSYIACARRLLKAERIYPQFGTHNAHTVAAVLHMAEQMGIGADAYEFQKLHGMGGALYDIVMEHFGIRCRIYAPVGKHRDLLAYLVRRLLENGANSSFVNQIVDEDVPAEKVGADPFAAIGHDPVVAPGTELWQPERANARGWDLAAPEHLAEIEAARAPFRTTRFEGGPLLAGEAAPEPAHKVLSPSDPADLVGHARFASTADVETAFAAAQPWAVAVEERARVLNAVADAYEAEFGRIFALLAREAGKTPDDSVAEIREAVDFLRYYAAQKVDAPPLGRVVCISPWNFPLAIFTGQIAAALMAGNAVLAKPAPQTTLIAALAVNLMHEVGVPRSALQLLPGAGEVGAALTSDARVDGVAFTGSHPTAKRIQAALAEHAAPGTPLIAETGGLNAMIVDSTALPEQAVKDVVESAFQSAGQRCSACRCLYVQTDIYESFLEMLKGAMDAFRVGDPWFLDADSGPLIDAAAHEQIAGYVEGKRAEGKLLHQIAAPEGGHFLAPSLIAVDGIGEIEREVFGPVLHVARYRAADLEKVIGAINATGYGLTFGLHTRIDDRVEFVTERVHAGNVYVNRNQIGAIVGSQPFGGEGLSGTGPKAGGPHYLPRFCQPVEPALPASPVDLPGPTGEANRLRLVPRPPLLCLGPSVDDRAEQVRQVERLGGVALPMDELRDLTTVEPFGAAIWWGDAETARTLARQLAERDGPILRLVTGAVAVADALHERHLCIDTTASGGNAQLLAQAATDDPAG; encoded by the coding sequence ATGCCTCGCGATACCCCCCTTCCGCCGCCGGTCCTGCCATTGTCGCCCTATCCGGATGTGGAGGAGGTGCTGAGCGGCCTCATCGCGGAGGCCGGCCTCTCGGACACCGATCGCGCCGCCATCGCCGCCCGCGCCACCGATCTCGTCGAGGCGATCCGGGCGGAGACGCAGCCAGGGCTGATGGAGGTCTTCCTCGCCGAATACGGCCTCTCCACCGACGAGGGCATCGCGCTGATGTGCCTCGCCGAGGCGCTGCTGCGCGTGCCCGACGCCGCGACCATGGACGAGCTGATCGAGGACAAGATCGCGCCCGGCCGCTGGTCGGAGCATCTGGGGCAATCCTCCTCACCACTCGTCAACGCGTCGACCTGGGCGCTGATGTTCACGGGGCGGGTACTCGACGACGACGACACCAAGCCGCTCGCCGCGCTGCGCGGGGCGATCAAGCGCCTGGGTGAGCCGGTCATCCGCCGCGCCACCCTGCAGGCGATGCGCGAGATGGGCCGGCAATTCGTGCTGGGCGAGGATATCGAGGATGCGCTGAAGCGCGCGACCAGGATGCAGGAGCAGGGCTACACCTACTCCTACGACATGCTGGGGGAGGCCGCCCTGACAGAGGCCGACGCGCAGCGTTATCATGACGCCTATGCCCACGCGATCCGCACCATGGCGCGCGCGGCGAACCATACGGAGATCGACCGCAATCCGGGGATCTCGGTCAAGCTCTCCGCCCTCCACCCCCGCTACGAGATGCGGCAGCGCGAGCGGGTGCTGGAGGAGCTGACGCCGCGCCTCGCCGAGCTCGCGCTGCTCGCCGCCGAGAAGGGGATCGGTCTCAACGTCGATGCGGAGGAGCAGGACCGGCTCACCCTGTCGCTCGAGATCATCGAGCGGGTGCTGGAGGATCCGCGGCTGAAGGACTGGGCGGGCTTCGGCGTCGTGGCGCAGGCCTATGGCCCCCGTGCCGGTGCGGTGATCGACTGGCTGGAGACGACGGCCGAACGGCTCGACCGCAAGCTGATGGTGCGCCTCGTCAAGGGCGCCTACTGGGATACGGAGATCAAGCGCGCGCAGCAGGAGGGGCTCGCGAGCTTCCCGGTCTTCGCCCGCAAGCCCGCGACGGATGTGAGCTACATCGCCTGCGCGCGGCGGCTTTTGAAGGCGGAGCGGATCTATCCGCAGTTCGGCACGCACAACGCGCATACGGTGGCCGCGGTGCTGCATATGGCCGAGCAGATGGGGATCGGCGCGGATGCCTATGAGTTCCAGAAGCTGCACGGCATGGGCGGCGCGCTCTACGACATCGTGATGGAGCATTTCGGCATCCGCTGCCGGATCTACGCGCCGGTGGGCAAGCATCGCGACCTGCTCGCCTATCTCGTGCGGCGGCTGTTGGAGAACGGAGCGAACTCCTCCTTCGTCAACCAGATCGTGGATGAGGATGTCCCGGCGGAGAAGGTCGGCGCCGATCCGTTTGCGGCGATCGGGCATGATCCGGTCGTGGCGCCCGGTACGGAGCTGTGGCAGCCGGAGCGGGCGAATGCGCGGGGCTGGGACCTCGCCGCACCCGAGCATCTGGCGGAGATCGAGGCGGCGCGGGCCCCCTTCCGCACGACGCGGTTCGAGGGTGGGCCGCTGCTGGCCGGGGAGGCGGCGCCTGAGCCTGCGCACAAGGTGCTGAGCCCATCGGACCCGGCGGATCTGGTCGGGCACGCGCGTTTCGCTTCGACCGCCGACGTGGAGACGGCCTTTGCCGCCGCACAGCCCTGGGCCGTGGCGGTGGAGGAGCGGGCGCGGGTCCTGAATGCCGTCGCCGATGCCTACGAGGCCGAGTTCGGGCGCATCTTCGCCCTGCTCGCCCGCGAGGCCGGGAAGACGCCCGACGACAGTGTGGCCGAGATCCGGGAGGCGGTGGATTTCCTGCGGTACTACGCGGCGCAGAAGGTGGACGCGCCGCCACTCGGCCGGGTCGTCTGCATCTCGCCCTGGAACTTCCCGCTCGCGATCTTCACCGGGCAGATCGCGGCGGCGCTGATGGCGGGCAATGCGGTGCTCGCGAAACCCGCGCCGCAGACCACGTTGATCGCAGCACTCGCGGTGAACCTGATGCACGAGGTCGGCGTGCCGCGCAGCGCGCTGCAACTGCTGCCCGGTGCAGGCGAGGTCGGGGCGGCGCTGACCTCGGATGCGCGGGTGGACGGCGTCGCCTTCACAGGCTCCCACCCTACGGCGAAGCGGATCCAGGCGGCGCTGGCGGAGCATGCCGCCCCCGGCACGCCGCTGATCGCGGAGACCGGGGGGCTCAACGCGATGATCGTGGATTCCACCGCACTGCCGGAGCAGGCGGTGAAGGATGTGGTCGAGTCGGCCTTCCAGTCGGCGGGGCAGCGCTGCTCGGCGTGCCGGTGCCTCTACGTGCAGACCGACATCTACGAGAGCTTTCTGGAGATGCTGAAGGGCGCGATGGATGCGTTTCGGGTCGGCGATCCGTGGTTCCTGGATGCGGATTCCGGGCCGCTGATCGACGCGGCGGCGCATGAGCAGATCGCTGGCTATGTCGAGGGGAAGCGGGCGGAGGGCAAGCTGCTCCACCAGATCGCGGCGCCGGAGGGCGGGCACTTCCTCGCGCCCTCGCTGATCGCGGTGGACGGGATCGGGGAGATCGAGCGGGAGGTGTTCGGCCCGGTCCTCCACGTCGCTCGCTACCGCGCCGCCGATCTGGAGAAGGTGATCGGGGCAATCAACGCGACGGGCTACGGGCTGACCTTCGGGCTGCATACACGGATCGACGATCGGGTGGAGTTCGTGACGGAGCGGGTCCATGCGGGCAACGTCTACGTCAACCGCAACCAGATCGGTGCCATCGTCGGCTCCCAGCCCTTCGGCGGCGAGGGGCTGTCGGGGACGGGGCCGAAGGCGGGCGGTCCGCACTACCTGCCGCGGTTCTGCCAGCCGGTGGAGCCTGCCCTGCCCGCGAGCCCCGTGGACCTGCCCGGCCCGACCGGCGAGGCGAACCGGCTGCGGCTGGTGCCGCGCCCGCCGCTGCTCTGCCTCGGCCCGAGCGTGGACGACCGGGCCGAGCAGGTGCGACAGGTGGAGCGGCTGGGCGGCGTCGCGCTCCCGATGGACGAGCTGCGGGACCTCACAACGGTGGAGCCCTTCGGTGCCGCGATCTGGTGGGGTGATGCAGAGACAGCGCGGACGCTCGCCCGTCAGCTCGCGGAGCGCGACGGCCCAATCCTACGCCTCGTGACCGGAGCGGTGGCCGTGGCCGACGCGCTGCATGAACGGCATCTGTGCATCGACACGACCGCGTCGGGCGGCAACGCGCAGCTTCTCGCACAGGCCGCGACGGACGATCCGGCGGGCTGA